The following DNA comes from Xiphophorus hellerii strain 12219 chromosome 5, Xiphophorus_hellerii-4.1, whole genome shotgun sequence.
GTATCGATGTCATCGTCTCCTGCAGGAGCGCCTCCATCTTTACCACCGCTCTCCAAGAACTTTGTGAAGCCCTCCAGCGTTCTCTCTCCATTATAATCAATCACCTGTTGACCACAAGTAGTAAAAGCACATTAATCAGGTCAGAGAATGCAATGGAAACATGAAGCCATGTGgctaaaagtttaaaatttcattATGTTTGGCTAGATGTTCATCATACAACTGTAAATTAtacattaacatgtttttttagaACCTTCCTTAGGTTTCCGGTACTATAAAACTTCTTAAACACTTTGCTTCACTGCACAACATAAAAGGAGACAGTTGTATTACAACATGAGGGCTCCCAGCCTTGGCCGTCTGGCTCACTGTGCAGGACGCTGCAGAGGTTTCCCCACAGTTTACACCAAATTTTATAAGTGAGTAAACAAACGGCTTCAGCAGAACTCAACATGCTGAGGATCTACAGGTGCAttgcaaattaaacatttaaagcaaatttatgtCAGTAACAGAACTGTCAGTGTATGGTAGTGGGTACTGTACAGTACAGCTAggcttttttcttccacttaactttccatgtTTCATTGCAGCACAGCCTTTTGTCTTTAGCAATGGCGTTTTGTGGTCCATGTGAATATAACCACCAGCAGTTTCATCTATGACTGCATGTTCTACCATtctgccaataagctgcatctGGTTTTAAGTACCATTCACTTTAATGGAATTGATAGTATTGTAACTTGTTGATGTAATGTGAATGACTCATTTGAGTTGAGCGTTAATGCTGCAAgtaaacatctaaaacatgcaaacagtGAACCAGGATTAGGGACTACCGCAGTAGAACAATAAAAATTGgtactgatattttaaaaagtaataatttgtGCTTGTAGAAGCAGTCTTTGTTCTAGTCTGATTTCATGCAAGTTATGGAAGGATTACCTCGCGATCCCCTCCTGCAGGGAAGAACTTTAGCGTAGGGAAGCTGTGGACTTTGACCGATTCGATCTCGTTGGCCGTGGAGTCCATCTTGGCCACGATGATGTCACTGCTGTCCTTGTACTTCTCTCCCAGCTGCTCCCAGATGGGAGCCAGCTGTTTGCAGTGCCCACACCAAGGAGCATCTGGAATGCAGCGCCATGTTTCTTTAGCATCACTTTTAATATTACTGCAGTATTGAATATAGCAGATTAAGAGAAACCCAAGTATACACTTTTTTACACTTTCTGCATGTTAATTTGGGTTCTAAATATGCTGTAAAGTGCAAACCTCAACTTCACTCTGAAATTTTCCACCTGACCACAACCAGTCAGAAAATATAAGCTTTTCCCCGGCTGTGCcttactggccatcagctgcgtTTCAACAGCCAGACGTGGAAAACGATCCCAAAAATAAACCTGGGATGGGTATAAAATACTCCTGCCGCTATATTTATCGTTGCAGCATTAGAGGCTGGCAACAAATTAATTGGCAGGAAGTGGAGCTGACGGGCCACGAAGAGCACCTGAAGTCAACTCTTAGATATTTGAGACAGGCTTACAAAGAAATTTCAGACTGAAGTGGAATGTCTGATCATCTGCTTTTGAGGAAttaagttttaataataataaatacataaacataaaagactaaaaaaaggcaaacaagcaaaattatttcttaCAGAATTCAACAAAGACGTTCTTAGTAGGGTTGAATGCAACCTCCTCGAAGTTTTTGCCCACCAGGACCTTGACAGGGGTCTTCTCCCAGTCTTCAGGGATATCCTGGCTCATGAGGTGGGCCTGGAAAACGGTTAGGGAAAGTAACATAGACAGCAGTTagttttggttgcattttggCACCAACTAGAATACAACTCCCACAAAAATAAGACATGACCTCTTAATAGAAGTGCTGCATACAGTGGGGCTAAAATTGTTCACACTATGCTACATATTTATAACAGTTAAAATGAGCCTTTAAATGGTAAACTATCTATAGCCACCGCTGCTGCTATAAGCAGCCTCTCAGGGCTTCACCTTTAGTTTGCCCTCAACAAACAGCGTGCAGAACTTTGTGATGCTCTCTGCCGTGATGTCGCTGCTCTCAGGCTTGTACTTGGTCATCTCGTCCTCCAGTGTGATGAGACGGATGGCGGGGCAGTCCTCTTTCTTCAGGCCGAAGAACTCCAGGATGCGCTGGTTGTCGTCGATGTCGCTGTCGATGAAGATGAACAGGATCTGGACACAGAGTCAGGAGATGAATGCCTGACTTTTTCATGGAAAACTGATAatagattaatatttttaaaaaatccaagtAATGAAACATTATTTCATTAAGGTTACCCATGAGGTTAAACAAATGCAAGTTCTCATAAAGAGGCTGCCGCTTTATGCAAGTCTAGATCACCTAGCAACAAGACAAGGCTGTTGCATCATTTGCCTGTTTAAGAGCCACACAAATCAAGATCAAATTGAAGTCAAGCCTAATAAAGATTAAACAACTGTCatttaacttaaaattaaatacaaccATCACTCCAGCTTCAGGAATAtattgtttttgcagtaaaacaaagaaattttattATCAACTACCCAAATACACTACAATAGCCCTGCTTTGAGAAAATTTGCTGCACAGGTAAAGCAGACGGACTGAACTCCCTCTAACAGCATCTGCTAATCTTCAGCTTGTGGTTTTGTTAACCAAATTGCTCAGCAGCATTAAATTACTGCTGGATACAGGCTTACAGTGCATTTCTCCAAGTAAATGTCCAAGAAGtaactaaatacattttctcagcTAGAATGAAAAGAAACCCTGAATGCATTTAAGACCCGACTATGCTGGTTTTTAAATTTAGgatttgaattttaaaagaCACTGAAGATTAAAAACCAGGTATTGCGATTCAttgaatattcaaaataaacctGTTGCTTTATGTAAACAGTTCAACACTGTTGATTCTATAACTTTCAGTAACTTCATTTGGTTGTCCTGAAGGTTGACCTACCTGACCCTTGAATCCCTCAGCAGCTTTCTTAAAGTGGTCCATTTTGTCCTGGAAGTCAGAAGCAGCTTTGGGCAGGAACATGAGGATGTGGGACTTTATGTCTCCGCCAAAGATTTTTGGGGCGGTCTGCAATAGGGAAAGATGAACGTATTAATACATTATAAGTGTATCAATAGTATGGAGGGAGAACTGTCTTGGTTTAATTTTACCTGCTCTGTGAACTCAATGACCAGTGGCAGCTGGTTGGCCTTAACGAAAGCCAAGAGCTTCTCCTTCGTCAGCTCTCCATCAAAGGTATTGCGACCTTCATCGAACTATcaagaaaacatggaaacacTTAGACGCAAATATTAACCACCTGGTGTCCCAGCTAATCTGCCTGTGAACCAGCAAACTACTCTAAAATCATCCAACTCTCTGCAGACCAAACAGGCCGTTTATTGGGTATCAAGAATAGCAGCTGTAGCTCTCTGCCAAGTAGCTCTTGCTGGCACACAATAGCAGAAGATAACCTTCTAAGCACTGAAACCTAAAACCAAATCCCAGTTGCAATAAACAAGCTAAAATTCACCGGCTGTTTATTGAGCTGATCCCCTACTTTAGGAAGGTTCACCAACTACATCCTTCGGATTAAAGTAAATTTACCAGAATGAACCTCTGGCCGCTCAGCAGCGGCAGAAGGTGAAAGCACCGGTACAAGTCCTAACATGAGAAATCATCGTCAGCACTATAATCGAAAGTTAAGCCATAAtcaaaataaaggcttgaaatatttcacagtgTAATCTTTAATACACATTTTACTTTCTGAATTGAAAGTTCAAACATTGTCACGATTTTTGAAGTTTGAGACGCACCTGTAGAGTGCAGCTCAATTTCCTAAATACACTTTGTCACAGCCTTTTATTCAAATTATGATCAGCCAGAGCTCACCATAAAATGTCCTGGTTGGAGTGGACATTTTATGGTGAGCTCTGGGTATCTTTTTATAACACTGAAAACTTGTGTGCTCTGCAAGACATTTTATAGACCAAATGAAAAGCATTCATATAGTAAAGAATAGAATCATGAGCTACAGTCCCCAAAAAGCTTaagacaaagttttttttaacagcatttgtaaaaaaaaaaaaaaaaaacccggatATTTGATTACTTCATTTCCGTAACTGAACCTTTGTACTTTGACCCAATCTGACAAATCACAATCTCACAAAAGTTGATTGTTCTGCTGATAAAAGGACTTCAAGACCTACCATATCAGAAGAGGTGTACTATGTGCAGTGTACAGCTAAGCTACAATTAAAGAAAAGGGAGAAAGTCATGCAAAAGTGAGAAAGGAAACTATTCACTGATTTTCTGGATTACCAGCATCTCATTCCTACCAAAAAGTGtacaagtttttaaatttttttatttccaccaaATCTCTGGATGGCTTCATGGTCTTAAAGATTTAAGTTTGTCATCTTAAAAACTGGAACCACTTTTATCATGGCAAGCCGGTCACTTTATACCTACAACATAAAACTTAGTCTGGGATGATCAGTGATCATTAAACCAGTTTAAGGTTTAATGACTATAAGCAActccaaaataacaaaactgatAAAAGGATATGgcatt
Coding sequences within:
- the p4hb gene encoding protein disulfide-isomerase, which translates into the protein MFKFWLLCTLAVASRAEVAEEEDVLVLKKSNFDEALLAHPNLLVEFYAPWCGHCKALAPEYAKAAGMLKAEDSEIRLGKVDATEESELAQEYGVRGYPTIKFFKGGEKESPKEYSAGRQADDIVNWLKKRTGPAVATLTEVTAAESLIADNEVAVIGFFKDAESADAKALEKAAEAMDDVPFAMTSSDDIYSKFEVSKDGVILFKKFDEGRNTFDGELTKEKLLAFVKANQLPLVIEFTEQTAPKIFGGDIKSHILMFLPKAASDFQDKMDHFKKAAEGFKGQILFIFIDSDIDDNQRILEFFGLKKEDCPAIRLITLEDEMTKYKPESSDITAESITKFCTLFVEGKLKAHLMSQDIPEDWEKTPVKVLVGKNFEEVAFNPTKNVFVEFYAPWCGHCKQLAPIWEQLGEKYKDSSDIIVAKMDSTANEIESVKVHSFPTLKFFPAGGDREVIDYNGERTLEGFTKFLESGGKDGGAPAGDDDIDTDDLEDADDSDGEDGGDDDGHDEL